One segment of Oncorhynchus gorbuscha isolate QuinsamMale2020 ecotype Even-year unplaced genomic scaffold, OgorEven_v1.0 Un_scaffold_714, whole genome shotgun sequence DNA contains the following:
- the LOC124019881 gene encoding troponin I, fast skeletal muscle-like — translation MSDKKMSSSRRQHLKSLMLQIAQGFIEAEAIQAEEDKNSYMDENVPSFSVPESMQELQDLCKKLHQQIDAVDEQRYDTQSKVAKSDKEIEDLKIKLQDLKGKFRKPVLKKVRMSADAMLQALLGSKHKVSMDLRANLKQVKKEVKEEVKDAADWRKNIEDKAGMDGRKKMFESDP, via the exons ATGTCAGA TAAGAAGATGTCGTCGAGTCGCAGGCAACATCTGAAG AGCTTGATGCTCCAGATTGCCCAGGGGTTCATAGAGGCTGAGGCCATCCAGGCAGAGGAGGACAAAAACAGCTACATGGATGAGAATGTCCCCTCCTTCTCCGTCCCTGAATCCATGCAGGAACTCCAG gatctgtGTAAGAAGCTCCACCAGCAGATTGATGCAGTGGATGAACAGAGATATGACACGCAAAGCAAAGTAGCCAAGTCTGATAAGGAG atTGAGGATCTGAAGATAAAACTACAAGACCTGAAGGGCAAGTTCAGGAAGCCCGTCCTGAAGAAAGTCCGCATGTCTGCTGATGCTATGCTCCAGGCTCTGCTGGGCTCCAAACACAAGGTGTCCATGGACCTGAGGGCCAACCTGAAGCAAGTCAAGAAGGAGGTCAAGGAGGAG GTGAAAGATGCAGCTGACTGGCGTAAGAACATAGAGGACAAGGCTGGCATGGACGGTAGAAAGAAGATGTTTGAGTCTGACCCTTAA